The Candidatus Koribacter versatilis Ellin345 genome has a segment encoding these proteins:
- a CDS encoding response regulator transcription factor: protein MKARVLVVDDNKQFLESIADLLGPHFEVVGFASNGLDAISEYRRLRPDLVVLDVSMPVLDGFAAARELAKSEQDVRIVFLSVEYSADLRDLARNTGVLGCVSKLRMYQDLVTAAKLVLEGREFCSPIPA from the coding sequence GTGAAGGCTCGGGTCTTGGTTGTGGACGACAACAAACAGTTCCTGGAATCAATTGCAGATTTGCTGGGACCGCATTTTGAAGTTGTAGGTTTTGCGAGCAACGGGTTAGACGCAATTTCGGAGTATCGCCGACTGCGACCGGACCTGGTTGTGCTGGACGTTTCCATGCCCGTACTCGACGGTTTTGCGGCGGCGCGAGAACTCGCGAAATCTGAGCAGGACGTGCGGATCGTATTTCTGAGCGTGGAGTATAGCGCTGACCTTCGAGACCTCGCTCGCAACACCGGGGTGCTAGGGTGCGTTTCGAAGCTGCGGATGTATCAGGACCTCGTGACTGCCGCGAAACTGGTTCTTGAGGGACGAGAATTTTGTTCCCCGATCCCCGCGTAG